The following are encoded together in the Odocoileus virginianus isolate 20LAN1187 ecotype Illinois chromosome 28, Ovbor_1.2, whole genome shotgun sequence genome:
- the CATSPER1 gene encoding cation channel sperm-associated protein 1 isoform X1 — MLSFPHSRVPSIVSDQPSMSAKAQNEADTDDSDVFAHPGSSTPYHRPGHSGVHHHHQGASRHHGESLHHGLSHHRGGPHHPDEFQDFHDNVFSRHAHHSYHSPSHGESHHHGGDHCSTSFSQDPSHDALISHQSYGEDHFDHERHHGRRHHGRSHQHREPNHHGGFHHHTEVPNYSGLHRQSEAYHHKDSTQSSHHSHLSEAHHHGRHHHRRPTSMMSHHHGPPHHGEHHHGEHQHSEHHHGEHHHGEHQHGTHPRDYPHRDHHHGEHRHGSSQLFGSYMPHTVTLGSLGSAYSRPAVFQPSKPDRKTSAFSVARSLSTVNLHPSETSNKVCPQDSSSKTSESCPEEDGHIQKRKDGRAPRTHKKVHSSDFLYWLWEKLSHLIWGLRRMLRKLVDSLALETFIIFIVCLNTIMLVAQTFAEVEIRGEWYFTALDYIFLSIYMVEAMLKIIALGLAYFLDPWNNLDFFIMVMGVVDFTLIQVNSSSTRAIHNQSIFRIFKVFKTLRALRAIRVLRRLRFLTNLQEVTGTLARSLPSITAILILMFTCLFLFSVVLRALFRYSDPKRFQNIFTTIFTLFTMLTLDDWSLIYLDSRANGAWYIIPILMIYIIIQYFIFLNLVIAVLVDNFQMALLKGLEKVKQEKAAELHEELLDDSVTKLMEAEPKEVLSEHTIQKQLIEKKFGALTEKQLETLFHFLQLVAGVEHYQLKFRSQAAVIDEIVDTTFEAGEEDFRK, encoded by the exons ATGTTAAGCTTTCCTCATTCCAGGGTTCCCAGCATAGTCTCAGATCAACCTTCTATGTCTGCAAAGGCTCAAAATGAGGCAGACACTGATGACTCAGATGTGTTCGCTCACCCTGGCTCATCAACCCCATACCATAGGCCAGGCCACAGTGGAGTTCACCACCATCACCAAGGTGCATCCCGTCACCATGGTGAGTCGCTCCATCATGGCTTATCCCATCATCGTGGTGGACCTCACCACCCTGATGAATTCCAAGACTTCCATGACAATGTCTTCTCTCGCCATGCCCACCACTCCTATCACTCCCCCAGTCATGGTGAGTCCCACCATCATGGTGGAGACCACTGTTCCACATCCTTTTCCCAGGATCCTTCCCATGATGCTCTCATCTCCCACCAGTCCTATGGTGAGGACCACTTTGACCATGAGCGCCACCATGGCAGGAGACACCATGGGAGGTCCCACCAACATAGGGAGCCCAACCACCATGGTGGGTTTCATCACCACACTGAGGTTCCCAACTATAGTGGGCTCCATCGCCAAAGTGAGGCTTACCACCATAAAGACTCCACCCAATCTAGTCACCACTCCCACCTCAGTGAGGCCCATCATCATGGTAGGCACCACCACAGAAGGCCTACCTCCATGATGTCCCACCACCATGGCCCACCTCACCACGGCGAGCACCACCACGGCGAGCACCAGCACAGTGAACACCACCACGGCGAGCACCACCACGGCGAGCACCAGCACGGCACGCATCCTCGTGATTACCCCCACCGAGATCACCACCATGGGGAGCACCGTCATGGAAGCTCCCAACTCTTTGGCTCGTACATGCCCCACACCGTGACCTTAGGCTCCCTCGGCTCTGCCTATTCTCGTCCAGCAGTCTTCCAGCCCAGCAAGCCAGACCGAAAGACCTCCGCCTTCAGCGTGGCTCGTTCCCTCAGCACAGTGAACTTGCACCCCTCCGAGACCTCCAACAAAGTCTGTCCTCAGGACTCCTCCTCTAAGACCTCGGAAAGCTGCCCTGAAGAAGATGGGCACATTCAAAAGCGCAAAG ATGGCCGAGCCCCACGGACCCACAAGAAGGTGCACTCTTCGGACTTCTTGTATTGGTTGTGGGAAAAATTAAGCCACCTTATTTGGGGCCTTCGGAGAATGCTGAGGAAACTGGTTGACTCCCTGGCCCTTGAAACCTTCATCATCTTCATCGTCTGCCTCAACACCATCATGCTTGTGGCGCAGACCTTCGCTGAAGTCGAGATCCGGGGCG AGTGGTACTTCACGGCCTTGGACTACATCTTCCTCTCCATCTACATGGTGGAAGCTATGCTCAAAATCATTGCTCTCGGCCTCGCGTATTTTTTGGACCCCTGGAACAACCTGG ATTTCTTCATCATGGTAATGGGTGTGGTGGACTTCACGCTCATACAGGTCAACTCTTCCTCCACGCGTGCGATCCACAACCAAAGCATCTTCCGCATCTTCAAGGTCTTTAAGACCCTGCGAGCCTTGCGCGCGATCCGAGTCCTTCGGAGGCTCAG ATTCCTGACCAACCTCCAGGAAGTGACCGGAACCCTGGCCCGGTCCTTGCCGTCCATCACTGCCATCCTCATCCTCATGTTTACCTGCCTCT TCCTGTTCTCTGTGGTACTCCGGGCACTGTTCCGCTACTCTGATCCCAAACGCTTCCAGAACATCTTCACCACCATCTTCACCCTCTTCACCATGCTCACCCTGGACGACTGGTCCCTCATCTACCTAGACAGCCGGGCCAACG GAGCCTGGTACATCATCCCCATTCTCATGATCTATATCATCATCCAGTACTTCATCTTCCTCAA CCTGGTGATTGCTGTCCTGGTGGATAACTTCCAGATGGCGCTGCTCAAAGGCCTGGAGAAAGTGAAGCAGGAG AAGGCGGCTGAGCTCCATGAAGAGCTGCTGGATGACTCAGTGACAAAGCTGATGGAAGCAG